TAAATTTTTGTGATACTCAATTTGGAATTTAGGGCAGAAATAGCCCCTGGAAAGAATAAATTGTTATTTCCTAGAAAAATTTTAATATCCGGGATTTAGCCCAAGGGGAGGGGCATGGATGCATGTGGAACTGACTGATGCATAACAGTACTCACACAATTACTgtgttggaaaaaaaatttatgatttaaaaaaaaacacaacccTACCTTGTTAGTcgcagaccctctattttctctttagagatcgtcGAGGGCGTGTATGGAAAAAAACCGGAGTCTGACGTAAATTGTCGCAAAAAAAACTTGCTCGAGTGAGAGCCTGGAAAATATTGTCAGCGGAAAGCTCCTCCGATTATGCGCAGTTAAGTTTTATCTTTCGCCTTTTGGCGCCTTTTTGCACAATCTTTTGCCGGTTAACGCAGAGCTGAGAGAaggctttttccttttctgttttCGTGTTTAATATTTGGACTTTTTTCAACATCATGATGGATAGTTTATCGTGGGAACCAATTGAGGAGACCGACATGCAACAGTTTTGTGTGGAAATGATGAAACGGCTCGACCTTCAACGAAGGAGCGATCATTTCTGTGATGTCGTTTTGGAAGTTGGCTGTGGTGATGATCAAGCTTGCTTGAAAGCACACAGAATCGTTTTATGCGCCGCAAGTCCGTTCTTTTACAATGCTCTTAACAACgacatgaaagaaaagaaagaaggagtTATCAGATTAGAAAACACAAGCAAAGCTGTGATGGAGGAATTGATAGACTATCTCTACACAGGACATGTTAACGTCACGCAACACAACGCGTTCGATCTTCTAGGGATGGCCGATTTTTTTGTCATTCCAAGTCTGAAAGAGACTACAAGTAAGTTTATCGCACGAACATTGTCTTCTTCAAACTGTCTAATGGCATATTATTCAGCTGTCAAATATAATTGCACGGAATTGCATAAAGAAGCGAGAGATTTTATCTGTACACACTTCATGAACGTAGTCGAGCAAGAAGACTTTCTGAATTTAAGCATGAAAGAGGTGGAAgactggatttcaagtgacgatATCAGAGTTACAGGAGAAGAAGACCTTTTCCAGGTTATTCTAAAATGGTGGGAAGGAAAAGAGTGCCGCGATCGTGAAAGGTTTTTCGAATTATTTCGTCATGTTCGTCTGGTCTACATGTCACGCAACTATGTTTTCAATGCAATTTTACCGCATCCTTTGGTAAAAGGTGATGAAACATGCACGGAATTTGTCCTAGATGCAATGAAAGATGTTTCATCTGGCTTTGAGGGTTGTTATTTTGCCCAAGCACCAAGAAACTGCCTTAAGACGTGGGAAGATTGTGTTGTTGTCACTGGAAGGAAAAACACAATTTGTTACCTTCCTGCAGAAAACAAGTGGTTTGAACTGGCAGACCAAACAAAGAACAGAGAGTTTTATACTATGTGTGCTTCTCATGGTAAACTTTTTATCAACAATGGTGGTCATTCTACAATTGAGAGGTTTGATCCAGCGGTGAACTCTTGGGCACCTGTCACACTATGTAGTGGTCGTCCAATGTCACTCTGTGGTGTAGCTTTAGTCAATTTCCAAGGGTTTTTGTATGTAATTGGGgggagaaaaggaaaagagcGTGAAAATGCTGTGTATAGGTACAATCCTGACACAATTCTATGGCAAGAAGTTGCACCTATGAGCACTTCCAGATCTGCACTGTGTGCTGTAGCTGACAAGGAAACTCTGTATGCAATTGGAGGTCGGACAAAGGATCAATTACTGGATGTGGTAGAAAGATATGATCCCAAAACAAACTTGTGGTGCAGAGTAGCTTCaactcttgaaaagaaaagaaactctcATTCTGTTATTTTAAGGGCTAAAGTGTTTTTGTTTGGAGGATTTACTAGCCTTGAATTCCCAGGTACTTCTTCAAACAACATTGAAATGTATGACCCAAAATCAAACGTCTGGACGGCCATTCAGTGTACATCTGCCCCATCACGCTATTGTAGTGCCACAAGTTTTAAAGGAGCTGTTTTTGTCACTGGTTTGTGGGACCTAGAACATCCTCATGATTTTTTCTGGAGTGTTTATGATGTTGATAAGAATGAGTGGAAGCCTTGGGCAAAAATACCTCTTTTCAGTTTCAACGCACGTGCTATGGCTCCTCTCAGAATTCCAAGAGGAATTTTAAATGCTTGTAAAGTTTTGTCTTAAAAGTAAGTTGTAATTGAAGGATCACCCCTGGATTTCTTCATCACTTAGGACCGCTTCgatttagactgcaaaacagtttcATGCATACAAAGTACGTGTGAGCCTCACACTCCTGTAGGACACATGAGGCAATCACCAGTCTAGCTCTCTTTTTTCGACCTCACTCCAgatcttttgtttgactgcttgcACATTCTTGAATAcgtatttaaaaatacagactgttttgcagtctaacttTGATTTATCCCAGTAAAATGTccatatattttatttgatagTGCAGCAAACAGCCATATTATGAGAACCCAGCCTGTATTTCTCAGCGAATTTGCCTTGTTGATGCAGCTAATGAAAGCATTGAAAACGTGCATTTCATagacaagtgaaaattaaaattcttttttaactgTTGACTGGCAGTGTCTGTGAAATGCCATGTTGTATGTCTAAAATAGTCATTTCCTTCATAGATTCATCAAGAAATCAGTGTTTGCACAGTCTTAAAAACTACTTAAAATTAAGATTAATGTCCTTGAATTTAGTGATCCTTAAAAATACCTTGACTTTCTTAAAGGTCCTTGCATTTTTTTCCAGACTAGGATGTGGTAACATAATGTTAAGGTGATAAGCACAACTCTTTTCTAACTTATGTCCGTTAGCCTTTTTCCACTGTTTGCACAGAATGCTCAGGTGCTACTTTACAAGCAAAGTGACTAGTCGCTGTATTTAGATGAACAATTTCCATATTTCTTAATGTGTGACATGCAGTGCGTGCTGTTCATGTAATAATATCAagcatgagatgcagtgtttcatcaccagatcaAATGGTGAGAAGGGTCCGAGTTAAAATACATTGTGCAACAGAGTACTTTGGTGATGAAACACCGTGTCGAATGCCTGATGTCACTTTTCGAACGGAATGATttaagaaggagaaattaaggatgcaaaaatgagcagtttttcatctgattttcaaacactcattaaacataaATTGctattgtattttctttatgaatcattaatgagtttgagaacttcACAGACAGACTGCTTAACCCATCAGGCTAGTTTTCACTAGTGACAGAGCTAAAGCGGGAGTcataatcagaagcgtagagcttatgatctagtgaaaacagcgttctgattccgcttacgactccatCGCTTACATTCcacttatgatctagtgaaaaccagattgtcggagttggaagcagaagcagaagaaccaaaccaatcacagAGCATGGGAACTTGCATTGTCATTAGTTTATCCTTCCatttctgcttccgactccgacaatgtggttttcactagatcataagcagAATGTGAGCGAcagagtcgtaagcggagttggaagaaatggaaacCTTCTGATTCTTCTTACTGCGATTCtgtcgcgcttatgactccgcttatgactctgttttttattttcactaggtcataagcgctcttacgactccgcttacgactccgactctgaCTCCGTCGCTGGTGAACACCTATACCAGCCTTTCAGTCCCATGAGTGgacaacatcaattttctccttacaaTTATCCATACATCATCGAGAGAAAAGGTTAGAAGAATTCATAAAATAATCATCAAAGGGAAAAGGCTTTGATCTTTCATCAAAATCTCTCAATTAACTCTTGATTAAaaatggagatcagtctggtgAATTTGAAGGTGGATATTGGTGCTCTAGGATATTACCTAGTGTAGGGGTGGGAGGAGGGGAAAGTTTGTTGATTTGTCTACCAAAGATATTTTACCCTCCCTCCCCCCTGTTATGTAAAACCCCTCCTTTGACTTCACTTACGCTTTTTTCTAATCCATGGAGAGACTGTCTAATCCTTCTACTCCTGCAAGGCTTCCCAAAAACGAAAGTTTCGGTTTTTACCACCTGTCGCGTGGAACCGAAGGCAAATCTTGTCAGCGGAAAGCTCGCGAGATTATGCGCAATGGTTTCCTCTTTCACATCCGGTGGAGGCGATAGAAGcttgcacaattttttttaaaagtgttttcgtGTCATCTGGACCTGTATATCGACTTCATGATGAGTTGTTTATCGTGGGGACCAATGCAGGAATCTGGCATGCAACAGTTTTGCGTGGAAATGATGAAACGGCTCGACGTTCAACGAAGGAACGAGCAGTTCTGTGATGTGGTTCTTGAAGTTGGCTCTGGTGACGATCTAGCTCGCTTTAAAGCACACAGAATCGTTTTATGTGCAGGAAGTCCGTTCTTCTACAATGCTCTTAACAGCgacatgaaagaaaagaaagagggaGTCATCAGATTAGAAAACACAAGCAAAGCTGTGATGGAAGAATTGTTAGAATATCTTTACACAGGACACGTTGACGTCACGCAACGCAACGCACTCGATCTTCTAGAGATAGCTGATTTTTTCGTCATTCCAAGTCTGAAAGCGGCTTCAAATAAGTTTATCGCACGAACATTGTCTTCTTCGAACTGTCTAATGGCATATTATTCAGCTGTCAAATATAATTGCACGGAATTACAAATAGAAGCGAGAGATTTTATCTGTGAAAACTTTATGAGCGTGGTCGAGCAGGAAGATTTTCTGAATTTAAGCATGGAAGAGGTGAAAGAgtggatttcaagtgatgaaATCAGGGTAAGAGGAGAAGAAGACGTTTTCCAGGTTATTGTAAAATGGTTAGAAGGGAAAGGATGCGTCGAACGTAACACATTTTTCGAATTATTTCGTCGTGTTCGTCTGGTTCACATGTCACGCAATTCTGTTTTCAAGGAAATTTTACCGCATCCTTTGGTGAGGGACGATAAAACATGCACAGCATTTGTCTTAGATGCAATGGAAAATGTTTCATCTGGCTCTGAGGAGTGCTTTTTTGCCCAATCACCAAGAAACTGCCTGAAGACAGCAGAAGATTGTCTTGTCATcactagaaaaaataaaacattctgTTACCTTCCCACAGAAAACAAGTGGTATGAGTTGGAAGACCAATCtgagaatatatatttttatactaTGAGTGCTTGTCATGGTAAACTCTACATCAATAATGGTGAGCATCGACAAATTGAGAGATACGATCCAGCTGTTAATTCTTGGGCACCTGTTACTTTATATGGTGATGGTTCAATGCCACTTCGTGGGGTAGCTCTTGTTAATTTCCAAGGGTTTTTGTATGTGATTGGTGGAAAAATAGGAAATGAGCATGCAAACTGTGTTCATAGGTACAACCCTGACACAAACCTGTGGCAGGAGGTAGCACCCATGAGCATTTCCAGATCTGAACTTTCTGCTGTAGCTGACAAAGACACAATGTATGCAGTTGGAGGTCGAACAGAACATCAGTTACTAGATGTGGTAGAAAGATTTGACCCCAAAACAAAGTCGTGGTGTAGAGTTGCTTCAATTTTGGAAAAGAAATACCGCCTTCATGGAGTTGTGTTAAGGGGTAAAGTGTTTTTATTTGGAGGCTTGATGAGTCTCAGTTCATCAGGTCCATTTTCGAGCATCATTGAAATGTATGATCCAATGTCAAACATGTGGACAGCCATTCAGAGTACATCTGCCCCAAAGCGCTGTTTTAATGCCACAAGTTTCAAAGGAGATGTTTTTGTCACTGGTTTGTGGGACCAAGAAAGTTCCCATGGTTATTTCTTAAGGGTTTATGATGTTGACAAGAATGAGTGGAAGCCTTGTGCAAAGTTTCCTTACGTCTTTCATCCAGGTGCTATGGCCACTGTCAGAATTCCAAAAGGAATTTTGAAGACTTGTAAAGTTTTGGAATAGGCACAAGTTGTTTTTTGGCCCTCATGAGCTGAAGAGTGAAATCCTATAGTGTTATTAATCATATTATGGGTACTTTGATGTAGACCCCACACATTTTCTATTCAGTGCATTAAAGGGCTAATTTTTCTGACCATTCCAAggcaaatttacatttttgtaaaatgttaATGGAGGTGCAGGTTTAGTTTTTGGATAAATCACCTGTAGGAGTTGCATATTAGAATCCTGCTTATTATGAGAAATGTTTTAATCGTTACAGCCACTTTGAATTTTTCTGGGCAAAAGAAGTCACTGATACatttttaagtaagaaaatTCTTTTAATATGGTCGCATTGTGAATTTATAACCTGTATTACAtgtaattttctcttcaaattgATCTTGTCAacaattggccattttttggtcatccagaccctgagataacgGTGGGGCACGgcctcaaaaaaattttttttcagcccttcgggcctcgttttggtctaaaaataaggggggaccccgggcccctcccctagatccgccactgaacATGCACGGCATTTGTCTTAGATGCAATGAAAGATGTTTCATCTGGCTCTGAAGAGTGCTATTTTGCCCAACCACCAAGAAACTGCTTGAAATCAGCAGAAGATTGTCTTGTTTTTACTGAAGAAACTCGCACAATCTGTTACCTTCCC
The genomic region above belongs to Porites lutea chromosome 12, jaPorLute2.1, whole genome shotgun sequence and contains:
- the LOC140953766 gene encoding uncharacterized protein; its protein translation is MMDSLSWEPIEETDMQQFCVEMMKRLDLQRRSDHFCDVVLEVGCGDDQACLKAHRIVLCAASPFFYNALNNDMKEKKEGVIRLENTSKAVMEELIDYLYTGHVNVTQHNAFDLLGMADFFVIPSLKETTSKFIARTLSSSNCLMAYYSAVKYNCTELHKEARDFICTHFMNVVEQEDFLNLSMKEVEDWISSDDIRVTGEEDLFQVILKWWEGKECRDRERFFELFRHVRLVYMSRNYVFNAILPHPLVKGDETCTEFVLDAMKDVSSGFEGCYFAQAPRNCLKTWEDCVVVTGRKNTICYLPAENKWFELADQTKNREFYTMCASHGKLFINNGGHSTIERFDPAVNSWAPVTLCSGRPMSLCGVALVNFQGFLYVIGGRKGKERENAVYRYNPDTILWQEVAPMSTSRSALCAVADKETLYAIGGRTKDQLLDVVERYDPKTNLWCRVASTLEKKRNSHSVILRAKVFLFGGFTSLEFPGTSSNNIEMYDPKSNVWTAIQCTSAPSRYCSATSFKGAVFVTGLWDLEHPHDFFWSVYDVDKNEWKPWAKIPLFSFNARAMAPLRIPRGILNACKVLSKLAQFFLKVFSCHLDLYIDFMMSCLSWGPMQESGMQQFCVEMMKRLDVQRRNEQFCDVVLEVGSGDDLARFKAHRIVLCAGSPFFYNALNSDMKEKKEGVIRLENTSKAVMEELLEYLYTGHVDVTQRNALDLLEIADFFVIPSLKAASNKFIARTLSSSNCLMAYYSAVKYNCTELQIEARDFICENFMSVVEQEDFLNLSMEEVKEWISSDEIRVRGEEDVFQVIVKWLEGKGCVERNTFFELFRRVRLVHMSRNSVFKEILPHPLVRDDKTCTAFVLDAMENVSSGSEECFFAQSPRNCLKTAEDCLVITRKNKTFCYLPTENKWYELEDQSENIYFYTMSACHGKLYINNGEHRQIERYDPAVNSWAPVTLYGDGSMPLRGVALVNFQGFLYVIGGKIGNEHANCVHRYNPDTNLWQEVAPMSISRSELSAVADKDTMYAVGGRTEHQLLDVVERFDPKTKSWCRVASILEKKYRLHGVVLRGKVFLFGGLMSLSSSGPFSSIIEMYDPMSNMWTAIQSTSAPKRCFNATSFKGDVFVTGLWDQESSHGYFLRVYDVDKNEWKPCAKFPYVFHPGAMATVRIPKGILKTCKVLE